Proteins encoded in a region of the Pseudomonadota bacterium genome:
- a CDS encoding methylaspartate mutase, with protein MSIDKDKITSILATDCGSTTTKAILIEKQGDTFRLVTRGEAPTTVEAPVEDVTAGVLNAVAEVQELAGRRILDGRRIIKPKTGDEGVDVYLSTSSAGGGLQMMVGGAIKQMTAESAQRAALGAGAIVMDILAVNDGRQNHQRIERIRKLRPDMLLLSGGTDGGSMRHPVQMAEVVAAADPKPRLGLSYKLPVIYAGNKEARPEVEHLLGEKTELLVCDNLRPTLDVENLQPSRHEIQKLFLEHVMAQAPGYRTLMTWTDVDIMPTPAAVGNIMQRIAERDRITILGVDIGGATTDVFSVFNDPSGEGTVFNRTVSANYGMSYSISNVFADAGLHNIMRWVPFDLEERDLRNRIKNKMIRPTSIPSLLEELMIEQAICREALRLSVDQHRALATTLKGVQKERTIADAFDQDGDGDSLVDMMALDMAIGSGGVLSHAPRRQQSAMMMLDAFLPEGVTRLTVDSIFMMPQLGVLAEVHPEAATQVFEIDCLVYLGTAVAPVGPNKPGRKVLDARLTMPDQSVIDVPLAYGELKVVPLPAGQTAKAVLTPVRGMDVGAGRSQAREVVLHGGVCGIIFDGRGRRPFEMPTDKAKRIEKLAEWNKAMSLYPEPPRPPLETARAHAGGNP; from the coding sequence GACCGCCGGCGTGCTCAACGCCGTGGCCGAGGTGCAGGAGCTGGCCGGACGGCGCATCCTCGATGGCCGCCGCATCATCAAGCCGAAGACCGGAGACGAGGGGGTCGACGTCTACCTGTCGACCTCGTCAGCGGGCGGCGGCCTGCAGATGATGGTGGGGGGCGCCATCAAGCAGATGACCGCCGAGAGCGCGCAGCGTGCGGCCCTCGGCGCGGGCGCCATCGTCATGGACATCCTCGCGGTGAACGACGGGCGGCAGAACCACCAGCGCATCGAGCGCATCCGCAAGCTGCGCCCGGACATGCTGCTGCTCAGCGGCGGCACCGATGGCGGCTCGATGCGCCATCCGGTGCAGATGGCTGAAGTGGTTGCCGCGGCCGACCCGAAGCCGCGCCTGGGGCTGTCGTACAAGCTGCCCGTCATCTATGCTGGCAACAAGGAGGCCCGTCCTGAGGTCGAGCACCTGCTGGGTGAGAAGACCGAGCTCCTCGTGTGCGACAACCTGCGGCCCACCCTCGACGTCGAGAACCTGCAGCCCTCGCGCCACGAGATCCAGAAGCTCTTCCTCGAACACGTGATGGCCCAGGCGCCAGGCTACCGAACCTTGATGACCTGGACCGACGTCGACATCATGCCCACGCCGGCCGCGGTGGGCAACATCATGCAGCGCATCGCCGAGCGCGACCGCATCACCATTCTGGGGGTCGACATCGGGGGGGCCACCACCGACGTGTTCTCGGTGTTCAACGACCCCAGCGGCGAAGGCACGGTGTTCAACCGAACGGTGAGCGCCAACTACGGCATGTCATACTCCATCTCGAATGTGTTCGCAGACGCGGGCCTGCACAACATCATGCGATGGGTTCCCTTCGACCTCGAAGAGCGCGACCTGCGCAACCGCATCAAGAACAAGATGATCCGCCCCACCTCCATCCCCTCGCTCCTCGAAGAGCTCATGATCGAACAGGCCATCTGCCGCGAGGCGCTCCGGCTGTCGGTCGATCAGCATCGGGCGCTGGCGACCACGCTGAAAGGCGTGCAGAAGGAGCGTACCATCGCCGACGCCTTCGACCAGGACGGGGACGGAGACAGCCTGGTGGACATGATGGCCCTCGACATGGCCATCGGCAGCGGTGGCGTTCTCTCGCACGCGCCGCGCCGCCAGCAATCAGCCATGATGATGCTCGACGCCTTCCTCCCCGAAGGCGTGACCCGCCTCACCGTCGACTCCATCTTCATGATGCCCCAGCTCGGCGTGCTGGCCGAGGTGCACCCGGAGGCGGCAACCCAGGTGTTCGAGATCGACTGCCTCGTCTATCTGGGCACCGCGGTGGCGCCGGTGGGTCCGAACAAGCCTGGCCGAAAGGTGCTCGACGCGCGGCTCACCATGCCGGATCAATCGGTGATCGACGTGCCCCTCGCCTACGGCGAGCTGAAGGTGGTTCCCCTGCCCGCGGGCCAGACAGCGAAGGCGGTGCTCACCCCCGTCCGCGGCATGGACGTGGGCGCCGGACGCTCGCAGGCGCGCGAGGTCGTCCTGCATGGCGGGGTGTGCGGCATCATCTTCGACGGGCGCGGACGTCGGCCGTTCGAGATGCCCACCGACAAGGCGAAGCGCATCGAGAAGCTGGCCGAGTGGAACAAGGCGATGTCGCTCTACCCCGAGCCCCCTCGCCCCCCGCTCGAGACCGCGCGCGCCCACGCGGGAGGGAACCCCTGA